The Bos javanicus breed banteng chromosome 18, ARS-OSU_banteng_1.0, whole genome shotgun sequence genome has a segment encoding these proteins:
- the CEBPA gene encoding CCAAT/enhancer-binding protein alpha: MESADFYEAEPRPPMSSHLQSPPHAPSSAAFGFPRGAGPSQPPAPPAAPEPLGGICEHETSIDISAYIDPAAFNDEFLADLFQHSRQQEKAKAAAAPAGGGNDFDYPGAPVGPGGAVMPGGTHGPPPGYGCAAAGYLDSRLEPLYERVGAPALRPLVIKQEPREEDEAKQLALAGLFPYQPPPPPPPPHSHPPPAHLAAPHLQFQIAHCGQTTMHLQPGHPTPPPTPVPSPHPAPALGAAGLPGPGGALKGLAAAHPDLRAGGGGGGKAKKSVDKNSNEYRVRRERNNIAVRKSRDKAKQRNVETQQKVLELTSDNDRLRKRVEQLSRELDTLRGIFRQLPENSLVKAMGNCA, translated from the coding sequence ATGGAGTCGGCCGACTTCTACGAGGCGGAGCCGCGGCCCCCGATGAGCAGCCACCTCCAGAGCCCCCCACACGCGCCCAGCAGCGCCGCTTTCGGCTTTCCCCGGGGCGCGGGCCCCTCgcagccccccgccccacctGCCGCCCCGGAGCCTCTGGGCGGCATCTGCGAACACGAGACGTCCATCGACATCAGCGCCTACATCGACCCGGCCGCCTTCAACGACGAGTTCCTGGCCGACCTGTTCCAACACAGCCGGCAGCAGGAGAAGGCCAAGGCGGCCGCGGCCCCCGCAGGAGGCGGCAACGACTTTGACTACCCGGGCGCCCCCGTGGGCCCCGGCGGCGCCGTCATGCCCGGGGGGACGCACGGTCCCCCTCCTGGCTACGGCTGCGCGGCAGCCGGCTACCTGGACAGCAGGCTGGAGCCTCTGTACGAGCGGGTCGGGGCGCCGGCGCTGCGGCCGCTGGTGATCAAGCAGGAGCCGCGCGAGGAGGACGAAGCGAAGCAGCTGGCGCTGGCCGGCCTCTTTCCCtaccagccgccgccgccgccgccgccgccgcactCGCACCCGCCGCCCGCTCACCTGGCCGCCCCGCACCTGCAGTTCCAGATCGCACACTGCGGCCAGACCACCATGCACCTGCAGCCCGGCCACCCCACGCCGCCGCCCACGCCCGTGCCCAGCCCGCACCCAGCACCCGCGCTCGGCGCCGCTGGCCTGCCAGGCCCCGGCGGCGCGCTCAAGGGGCTGGCCGCCGCGCACCCCGACCTCCgtgcgggcggcggcggcggcggcaaaGCCAAGAAGTCCGTGGACAAGAACAGCAACGAGTACCGGGTGCGGCGCGAGCGCAACAACATCGCGGTGCGCAAGAGCCGGGACAAGGCCAAGCAGCGCAACGTGGAGACGCAGCAGAAGGTGCTGGAGCTGACCAGTGACAATGACCGCCTGCGCAAGCGGGTGGAACAACTGAGCCGCGAACTGGACACGCTGCGGGGCATCTTCCGTCAGCTGCCCGAGAACTCCCTGGTCAAGGCCATGGGCAACTGCGCGTGA